The following proteins are encoded in a genomic region of uncultured Hyphomonas sp.:
- a CDS encoding fatty acid desaturase, which translates to MDPTFTRQDLKNAIPDRCFRPDTARSFAYLFFDIALIVLCYWALAQTSAWYVEVPLIFLLGTLFWSIFVIGHDAGHGAFSRSRLVNTIVGLATHGPILVPYRGWQRSHAMHHMKTGHLQEEEVFRACRAEQDWFSRKVLFRSGIFVLIGWPMYKLGFRNLTTYDPVHGSHYLPVSDLYAAHVKWSWYASLGVNLACLALYIFLGVQFGWVFALKYIIAPYFIYAAWLTFVTYMQHVAPEVPVYDSGDWSGLKGALATVDRNYGPFNWLTHNIGNLHVIHHIFPTIPHYRLQEATDAVRPVLGDWYMKSDRFVLADFVRTLIGCHFVEHEDGKEVWKSAYPFAKNYSGPGQAGQTELPAE; encoded by the coding sequence TTGGACCCGACCTTTACACGGCAGGACCTGAAAAACGCGATTCCGGATCGCTGCTTCCGGCCGGACACGGCCCGGTCCTTTGCCTACCTCTTCTTCGATATTGCGCTGATTGTCCTCTGCTACTGGGCGCTGGCACAGACTTCGGCGTGGTATGTCGAAGTACCGTTGATCTTCCTGCTGGGCACGCTGTTCTGGTCGATCTTCGTGATCGGGCACGACGCCGGGCATGGCGCCTTTTCCCGCTCCCGGCTGGTCAACACGATCGTCGGCCTTGCCACGCACGGGCCAATCCTCGTGCCGTATCGCGGCTGGCAACGCAGCCACGCCATGCATCACATGAAGACCGGCCATCTTCAGGAAGAGGAAGTCTTCCGCGCCTGCCGCGCCGAGCAGGACTGGTTTTCCCGCAAGGTGCTGTTCCGCTCCGGCATCTTCGTCCTGATCGGCTGGCCGATGTACAAGCTCGGCTTCCGTAACCTCACCACATATGACCCGGTCCATGGCAGCCACTACCTGCCCGTCAGCGATCTCTACGCGGCCCACGTCAAATGGTCATGGTATGCGAGCCTCGGCGTGAACCTCGCCTGCCTCGCGCTCTACATTTTCCTGGGAGTCCAGTTCGGCTGGGTCTTCGCGCTGAAATACATCATCGCGCCTTATTTCATCTATGCCGCCTGGCTGACCTTCGTGACCTACATGCAGCATGTGGCGCCGGAAGTGCCCGTCTATGATTCCGGTGACTGGTCAGGCCTCAAAGGCGCGCTGGCAACGGTTGACCGTAACTATGGGCCCTTCAACTGGCTGACCCACAATATCGGCAACCTCCACGTCATCCATCACATCTTCCCGACCATCCCGCATTACCGCCTGCAGGAGGCAACCGATGCGGTTCGCCCGGTCCTTGGCGACTGGTACATGAAGTCGGACCGGTTCGTTCTGGCAGACTTTGTCCGGACCCTGATCGGCTGCCATTTCGTGGAACACGAAGACGGCAAGGAAGTCTGGAAGTCGGCCTATCCGTTCGCGAAGAATTATTCCGGTCCCGGCCAGGCCGGACAAACGGAACTCCCGGCCGAATGA
- a CDS encoding DMT family transporter → MQNQAVQSGKRTPSDWALFTLLSLMWAGAYQLTRIAVDKGNPDAGLPAAWVLAGRLTIGAAVLWVIMIAMGKRLPPLRDIPRWRTIVLMGLTSSTFPFFLITTAQKTVNSSLAALYTAAVPLFVAIGAHLLFRDEKLTLGSALGVVTGFAGVAVLFGPDALRSLDSASTIAQLMLIGATVFYALSSLLARGAPPMPSISFATGFVTVAAVVTWPFAFMVDPSSVNAGWTHWAGVVGLGVVPSAIAQALYMLLIARTSATFLSLTGYSIPVMAAVLGFILFGETQTWHAMIAFALILSGVWLARHGGGDKTA, encoded by the coding sequence ATGCAGAATCAGGCGGTTCAGAGCGGCAAACGCACCCCCAGCGACTGGGCCCTGTTCACCCTGCTCAGCCTGATGTGGGCCGGCGCCTACCAGCTGACCCGCATCGCCGTGGACAAAGGAAACCCGGATGCCGGCCTGCCTGCCGCGTGGGTGCTTGCCGGGCGGCTCACCATCGGCGCCGCAGTGCTGTGGGTCATCATGATCGCCATGGGCAAGCGCCTACCCCCTCTGCGGGACATCCCGCGCTGGCGTACCATTGTCCTGATGGGCCTGACCAGCTCCACCTTCCCCTTCTTTCTGATCACGACGGCGCAGAAGACCGTCAATTCCAGCCTGGCCGCTCTCTATACCGCCGCTGTGCCCCTGTTCGTGGCGATTGGCGCGCACCTCCTGTTCCGGGACGAGAAACTGACCCTCGGCTCCGCGCTCGGCGTGGTGACCGGATTTGCCGGTGTCGCGGTCCTGTTCGGGCCGGACGCCCTCAGAAGTCTCGATTCGGCCAGCACGATCGCGCAACTGATGCTGATCGGGGCGACCGTCTTCTACGCCCTCTCCAGCCTGCTGGCCCGCGGAGCCCCGCCCATGCCGTCGATCAGCTTTGCGACCGGCTTTGTAACGGTCGCGGCGGTGGTGACCTGGCCCTTCGCCTTCATGGTCGACCCGTCCAGCGTGAATGCCGGCTGGACACACTGGGCCGGGGTCGTCGGCCTCGGCGTGGTCCCGTCCGCCATCGCGCAGGCACTCTACATGCTGCTGATTGCGCGGACCTCGGCGACCTTCCTGTCCCTGACGGGCTATTCCATCCCGGTCATGGCCGCCGTGCTCGGCTTCATCCTGTTCGGAGAAACCCAGACCTGGCATGCCATGATCGCTTTCGCGCTCATCCTGTCCGGTGTCTGGCTCGCCCGCCATGGCGGCGGGGACAAGACCGCCTAG
- a CDS encoding CoA transferase, translated as MSIEKASGPLAGVKVVDMSSVVLGPFATLIFGDLGADVVKIESGQAGKGGDMMRYAGKSPTGDLGPLFMALNRNKASVQLDAKTEEGKAALTALLKDADVFFHNVRMAGMGRLGFGYEDVKAIKPDIVYVHCAGFGEGGPYEKRQAYDDLIQGASGFAALNAMRSGGAPEYAPSLVADKTVGLFAAYATLAALYHREKTRQGQFVQIPMLEAFTFFNMVENLYGETFVPPSYGMAYTRSINPNRKPYPTKDGYIGLVPYSDAQWAQFFEIGGMPGVFEDPRFATYQARTEHTTELYALIEQVAATKTTGEWLDLLDAANIPAMRYNTVEDVLEDPHMKAVDFFAQRTHPDAGTYRSMRHPVRFSETPASVRTDPRRLGEDTETVLQSLGL; from the coding sequence ATGAGCATTGAGAAGGCATCCGGCCCGCTGGCTGGCGTCAAAGTCGTGGACATGAGTTCGGTCGTCCTCGGGCCGTTCGCGACCCTGATCTTCGGGGATCTCGGCGCGGACGTCGTGAAGATCGAAAGCGGGCAGGCGGGCAAGGGCGGCGACATGATGCGCTATGCGGGCAAGTCTCCGACAGGCGACCTCGGCCCGCTCTTCATGGCGCTCAATCGCAACAAGGCTTCGGTCCAGCTGGATGCCAAGACGGAGGAAGGCAAGGCGGCCCTGACGGCGCTGCTGAAGGATGCCGACGTGTTCTTCCACAATGTCCGCATGGCCGGCATGGGGCGCCTGGGTTTTGGCTATGAAGATGTGAAGGCGATCAAGCCTGACATTGTCTATGTCCACTGCGCGGGTTTCGGCGAAGGCGGACCGTATGAGAAACGCCAAGCCTATGACGACTTGATCCAGGGCGCGTCAGGCTTTGCTGCGCTGAACGCCATGCGGTCCGGCGGGGCACCGGAGTACGCGCCGTCTCTGGTGGCTGACAAGACAGTCGGCCTGTTTGCGGCCTATGCGACGCTGGCGGCGCTCTATCACCGGGAAAAGACCAGGCAGGGGCAGTTCGTGCAGATCCCCATGCTGGAAGCGTTCACCTTCTTCAACATGGTCGAAAACCTCTATGGCGAGACGTTCGTGCCGCCATCCTATGGCATGGCTTACACGCGCTCCATCAATCCCAACCGCAAGCCTTACCCGACGAAGGACGGCTATATCGGACTTGTGCCGTACTCCGACGCGCAATGGGCGCAGTTCTTCGAGATTGGCGGCATGCCCGGCGTGTTCGAGGATCCGCGCTTTGCGACCTATCAGGCCCGCACCGAACACACGACCGAACTCTATGCCCTGATCGAACAGGTCGCCGCGACCAAGACGACAGGGGAATGGCTGGACCTGCTGGACGCCGCCAATATCCCGGCCATGCGCTACAACACGGTGGAGGATGTGCTGGAGGATCCGCACATGAAGGCGGTCGACTTCTTCGCGCAGCGCACCCATCCGGACGCGGGCACCTATCGCAGCATGCGCCATCCGGTGCGGTTCTCGGAGACACCGGCCTCGGTGCGCACAGATCCCCGGCGCCTTGGCGAGGATACTGAGACCGTGCTGCAGAGCCTCGGGCTTTGA
- a CDS encoding YdiU family protein gives MTDMPPILALADFLADPVAPADFPKHEIRFWNARWAGEVGLGDLDAERQIAHFGRFDPLPENLPQPLALRYHGHQFGTYNPQLGDGRGFLFAQVRDTAGRLLDLGTKGSGQTPWSRQGDGRLTLKGGVREVLASSYLEALGVNTSKSFALIETGEQLARNDEPSPTRSAVLTRLSHSHVRFGSFQRLAYLEQHAEIARLVDYCVDQFHPQAADPDLARRACNLLESVAVATGRMIGQWMPAGFVHGVMNTDNFNITGETFDFGPWRFLPASDPNFVAAYFDQQGLYRFGRQPVQGGWALQQLASALLATGADADDLAKALAPYQLAYRDSFVDHTHALLGIAPAGEAEEDVGFLQALYAWMTESEAVWPQVFHDWFGGAASETRAAASPQAALYAADAFAPVKAQILARDPVRPEHLSHGIFQRVAPPSLLIDEVEALWAPIAEADDWSAYEQKLADIEALRIARWG, from the coding sequence ATGACCGACATGCCCCCGATTCTCGCCCTTGCCGATTTCCTGGCCGATCCTGTCGCGCCAGCCGATTTTCCGAAGCATGAGATCCGGTTCTGGAATGCGCGCTGGGCAGGCGAGGTGGGCCTTGGTGACCTGGATGCGGAAAGGCAGATCGCGCATTTCGGGCGGTTCGATCCCTTGCCGGAAAACCTGCCCCAGCCTCTGGCCCTCCGATATCATGGCCACCAGTTTGGTACTTACAATCCGCAACTGGGAGACGGCCGCGGCTTCCTGTTCGCGCAGGTCCGCGACACGGCGGGCCGGCTGCTGGACCTCGGCACCAAAGGGTCCGGCCAGACACCGTGGAGCCGGCAAGGGGACGGGCGGCTGACGCTTAAAGGCGGCGTGCGCGAAGTGCTCGCTTCGTCCTATCTTGAGGCGCTGGGCGTCAACACGTCGAAATCCTTTGCCCTGATCGAGACGGGCGAACAGCTGGCACGAAATGACGAACCTTCACCGACACGGTCAGCGGTCCTGACGCGCCTGTCACACAGCCATGTCCGGTTCGGCAGCTTCCAGCGCCTCGCTTATCTGGAGCAGCACGCCGAGATCGCGCGGCTGGTCGACTATTGCGTCGACCAATTCCATCCGCAGGCAGCCGACCCGGACCTTGCTCGCCGCGCTTGCAATTTACTTGAGAGCGTGGCGGTTGCGACAGGCCGGATGATTGGCCAGTGGATGCCCGCCGGCTTTGTCCACGGCGTGATGAACACGGACAATTTCAATATCACCGGCGAAACCTTTGACTTTGGGCCTTGGCGCTTTCTGCCGGCTTCCGATCCGAACTTCGTTGCTGCCTATTTCGACCAGCAGGGGCTTTACCGGTTCGGGCGCCAGCCGGTGCAGGGCGGCTGGGCGCTGCAGCAGCTTGCCTCGGCGCTGCTGGCAACGGGCGCCGATGCCGACGATCTCGCCAAGGCGCTCGCGCCGTATCAGCTGGCCTACCGCGACAGCTTCGTGGACCACACGCACGCGCTGCTCGGCATTGCGCCGGCAGGGGAGGCGGAGGAGGATGTCGGCTTCCTTCAGGCCCTCTATGCCTGGATGACGGAGAGCGAAGCGGTCTGGCCACAGGTGTTTCATGACTGGTTCGGCGGGGCTGCCAGCGAGACCCGGGCAGCGGCCTCACCGCAGGCGGCGCTCTATGCGGCGGACGCATTCGCGCCAGTGAAAGCGCAGATCCTTGCGCGGGACCCGGTGCGGCCGGAACACCTGTCGCACGGCATCTTCCAGCGCGTCGCGCCGCCCTCGCTGTTGATCGACGAAGTCGAAGCCCTTTGGGCGCCGATCGCGGAGGCGGACGACTGGTCTGCCTATGAGCAGAAGCTGGCCGACATTGAAGCCCTGCGCATCGCGCGATGGGGCTGA
- a CDS encoding TonB-dependent receptor: protein MALKHSLLATASAVLFLTSAAYAQEDSAERENAIDKVLGTVTITATKKANVENVQDVPVAVTAFNSDTLDALNVRDLGSLSYSTPNVTLTDAGTSRGVANFSIRGLGINSTIPSIDPTVGTFVDGVYLGTNSGVVLDLFDLDSVEILRGPQGILFGRNTTGGAVLINTGNPTDDFQWKARATVETPIDDDRGGPNSTVQATVSGPLVEGKLNGKLGVYYNSDAGYFKNLYNGDNQGEAQTTIVRGALEWMATDDITFLGKVERFETRGDGPAGQNRGLFDRDSFDFSINNPGLQDSEATFATLRTDIDVSFGNGRITNIIGYRDTSGVTSGDIDATPLTLFHSGSETTTEQFSEELRYAGTFGKADVTVGGFYFNQEIAYTEIRSLPSVTAATFYGGGRQDQNVYGLFGQVDYAFTEKLTGILGMRYGYEEKDVDITYIRPRPACSMVDNTCLQTGTNPFVPGEPNGFSNKDDWSNWSPKVGLQYQLDDTSQLYAHYTNGVRSGGYNFRITDAALFLSINPDPNNASSFDEETVDSYEIGFKHQTADGRGQFNAAVFFNEMSDMQRELNLPSPSAGVSQVILNTADAEILGVEAEGRYALTDNLLVTANVGIIDADYTSVDFDISSDGQVNGEDLSLDLPRVPEATYGIGAIYDLDLREKGSLVARANFQHRDRSAYTDNNWGWTNAVDMLDANLTWNTPYEGLSVAIFGKNLLDEVSAGNDTQLPFGGNVSAGVPGSSNLATGVNTPYAYYPAVGTFSPLIPGRRIGFEITMKH from the coding sequence ATGGCGCTCAAGCATAGCCTGCTTGCGACCGCTTCTGCGGTCCTTTTTCTGACGTCTGCAGCATACGCTCAAGAAGACTCAGCTGAACGCGAAAACGCGATCGACAAGGTGCTCGGCACCGTCACCATCACGGCAACCAAGAAAGCCAATGTTGAGAACGTCCAGGACGTTCCGGTCGCCGTTACGGCCTTCAATTCCGATACGCTGGATGCACTGAACGTGCGCGACCTCGGGTCGCTCAGCTACTCGACCCCGAACGTCACGCTGACCGATGCCGGCACCTCGCGCGGCGTTGCGAACTTCTCCATCCGTGGCCTTGGTATCAACTCGACCATCCCGTCGATTGACCCGACCGTCGGCACGTTTGTGGATGGCGTTTATCTCGGCACCAACAGTGGCGTCGTGCTCGACCTGTTCGACCTGGACAGCGTTGAAATCCTGCGCGGCCCGCAGGGCATCCTGTTCGGCCGTAACACGACCGGCGGTGCTGTCCTGATCAACACCGGCAACCCGACCGACGATTTCCAGTGGAAAGCGCGCGCAACGGTCGAGACCCCGATCGACGACGATCGCGGCGGCCCGAACTCCACCGTTCAGGCGACCGTGTCCGGTCCGCTGGTCGAAGGCAAGCTGAACGGCAAGCTCGGCGTCTACTACAATTCCGACGCCGGTTACTTCAAGAACCTCTACAATGGCGACAACCAGGGTGAAGCCCAGACGACGATCGTCCGCGGGGCGCTCGAGTGGATGGCGACCGACGACATCACCTTCCTTGGCAAGGTTGAGCGTTTCGAAACGCGTGGTGATGGCCCTGCCGGTCAAAACCGTGGCCTGTTCGACCGCGACAGCTTCGACTTCTCGATCAACAATCCGGGCCTGCAGGACAGCGAAGCGACCTTCGCAACGCTGCGTACGGACATTGATGTTTCCTTCGGCAACGGCCGGATCACCAACATCATCGGCTACCGCGATACGAGCGGCGTGACGTCCGGCGATATCGACGCGACACCGCTGACGCTGTTCCATTCGGGTTCGGAAACGACGACGGAACAGTTCTCCGAAGAGCTCCGCTATGCCGGCACGTTCGGCAAGGCCGACGTCACCGTGGGCGGCTTCTACTTCAACCAGGAGATCGCCTACACCGAGATCCGTTCGCTTCCTTCCGTCACGGCTGCGACATTCTATGGCGGTGGTCGCCAGGACCAGAACGTCTACGGCCTGTTCGGTCAGGTGGACTACGCCTTCACGGAAAAGCTGACCGGTATTCTGGGCATGCGCTATGGCTATGAGGAAAAGGATGTGGATATCACCTACATTCGTCCTCGTCCGGCTTGCTCGATGGTCGACAATACCTGCCTGCAGACCGGCACCAATCCATTCGTCCCGGGCGAACCGAACGGTTTCTCGAACAAGGACGACTGGAGCAACTGGTCGCCGAAAGTCGGCCTGCAATACCAGCTGGACGACACTTCGCAGCTGTATGCTCACTACACGAACGGCGTGCGTTCGGGTGGCTACAACTTCCGCATCACCGATGCGGCCCTGTTCCTCTCCATCAACCCGGATCCGAACAACGCATCCTCATTCGATGAAGAGACTGTGGACAGCTACGAAATTGGCTTCAAGCACCAGACTGCGGATGGCCGCGGCCAGTTCAACGCTGCCGTCTTCTTCAATGAAATGTCGGACATGCAGCGTGAGCTGAACCTGCCGTCGCCATCTGCCGGTGTGTCTCAGGTCATCCTGAACACGGCAGATGCTGAAATCCTGGGTGTGGAAGCGGAAGGCCGTTATGCGCTGACCGACAACCTGCTTGTTACGGCCAATGTCGGCATCATCGATGCGGACTATACCAGCGTCGACTTCGACATCTCCAGCGATGGCCAGGTCAACGGTGAGGACCTCAGCCTCGACCTGCCGCGTGTGCCGGAAGCCACGTATGGTATCGGCGCCATCTATGACCTGGACCTGCGTGAAAAAGGCTCCCTGGTTGCACGTGCGAACTTCCAGCACCGCGACCGTAGCGCCTACACGGACAACAACTGGGGCTGGACCAACGCTGTCGACATGCTCGATGCGAACCTGACCTGGAACACTCCGTATGAAGGTCTGTCTGTGGCCATCTTCGGCAAGAACCTTCTCGATGAAGTGTCTGCCGGTAACGACACACAGCTTCCGTTCGGCGGCAACGTGTCGGCCGGCGTGCCGGGTAGCTCCAACCTCGCAACCGGTGTGAACACCCCGTATGCTTACTACCCTGCGGTCGGTACGTTCTCGCCGCTGATTCCGGGCCGCCGCATCGGCTTCGAAATCACCATGAAGCACTAG
- a CDS encoding alpha/beta hydrolase — protein sequence MTLDQTLRQFLDRFTMPDLKGLDWQVTAERLRRQFYLASHAIEKDAPEMADISHISVPSGEGKVKARVYTPLGAGIAPGPGILFFHGGGFVIGDLESHDMLCKRLAEGARCRVVSIDYRLAPEHKFPAAHEDALNVWHWVQEHAGTLGLDPERLAVSGDSAGGNLSAYLAQEMNRTGGAAPAFQLLLYPLVQFADIRTKKMPFNESGFFISANLFEFFRDAYLATQEDRMDIRVSPLFAPEDCFRGLPPAHFVLCGWDPLHDEGLAYADKMASFGVPVTVREYPGMVHGFMNLTALSDAIRIAIRDAGQVTGRALGAI from the coding sequence ATGACACTCGACCAGACCCTCCGCCAGTTTCTCGACCGGTTCACCATGCCCGACCTCAAGGGTCTGGACTGGCAGGTCACGGCCGAGCGGCTTCGCCGCCAGTTCTACCTTGCCAGCCACGCCATCGAGAAGGATGCGCCGGAAATGGCCGACATTTCCCACATCTCCGTCCCGTCCGGGGAAGGGAAGGTGAAGGCGCGGGTGTATACGCCGCTGGGGGCCGGTATCGCGCCGGGGCCGGGCATCCTGTTTTTCCATGGCGGCGGCTTTGTCATCGGTGACCTCGAAAGCCATGACATGCTGTGCAAGCGGCTGGCGGAAGGGGCGCGCTGCCGGGTCGTCTCGATCGACTATCGCCTGGCGCCGGAACACAAGTTTCCCGCCGCGCATGAGGACGCGCTGAATGTCTGGCACTGGGTGCAGGAACATGCCGGCACGCTGGGGCTGGACCCGGAGCGGCTGGCTGTCTCCGGCGACAGTGCAGGCGGGAATCTCTCGGCCTACCTCGCGCAGGAGATGAACCGGACAGGCGGGGCGGCGCCAGCCTTCCAGCTGTTGCTCTATCCGCTGGTCCAGTTCGCTGACATCCGTACAAAGAAGATGCCGTTCAACGAAAGCGGTTTTTTCATTTCCGCAAACCTGTTCGAGTTTTTCCGGGACGCCTATCTCGCCACGCAGGAAGACCGGATGGATATCCGCGTGTCTCCGCTGTTTGCGCCGGAGGATTGTTTCCGCGGCCTGCCGCCGGCCCATTTCGTGCTCTGCGGCTGGGACCCGCTGCATGACGAGGGCCTTGCCTATGCCGACAAGATGGCAAGCTTCGGTGTGCCGGTAACCGTGCGGGAGTATCCCGGCATGGTGCACGGTTTCATGAATTTGACGGCCCTGTCGGATGCCATCCGGATTGCCATCCGCGATGCGGGGCAGGTGACGGGCCGGGCACTCGGCGCCATCTGA
- a CDS encoding TonB-dependent receptor yields the protein MRQSIRLLAGASAASLLLALPAIAQEDGSELRQSKVTVTGSLIQGTPEDAALPVDVLTAGDLKLEGNPSITELIRNLGVSSGVDGQTNQFSSNGLEGTSNINLRGLGPGRTLVLLNGRRQVFHPYSVGEQAQLFVDTNMIPSAAIGRIEVLKDGAAAVYGSDAIAGVVNFITRDDLEGLEVSGSYSQFDGSDGDYELSAAYGFQGSDWNWVTSVGYQKRTEVPLNEKDWAIRSWEDNPVGGWSSLSNPGRYVALGATGVIGALDTEAGCDDVGGFVNPYVLNRCYFQFTQYDNLVEEEERYQVYSEYNRTFGNGVDLHLEGMYGYSDVPTWKTSPSYPPQELATQVVPVSNPGFQQYIADNPGDFPAGTGAALFIGRSFGWGGFPGTGNSSQEGFRTYETYRLSGDLSGQFKNGINWDTALTWHKTEGERVTNDTYILGFTAALNGYGSCTDPATGNDPATGTQPWLSSYTGSLSAGAGGCEWYNPFSNGIPANGVTGAANPTYVAGLENTASLANWLTEGVGTVVTSDLMVFDATLSGESNVQAQGGAVGYALGVQVRREGFKVDPNEVTDLTVSPGPGGTGPFSFLAGTTPADEDQTIYAVFGELQIPLYDDVNVQVAMRYEDYGGDVGSTFDPKVAVKWQATDNLALRGSAQTSFKGPTLNQLTGVGTTLQFVAPASAFKAIDQFGNPALNPESAFSFNLGAIYEQGGFTGSIDYYNFDFTDPIIVEDQASIVNAAIAAIQGELSAAVAANPSITDAEIAALSSDASIISRVTFEGGNPFGFSVARTTGGDINLATTLSRAGSNIARVRTNVTNGPDIKTSGIDLRAQNVWDLSDGMEFTIGGEATYIIEYDVADFGIEDVIIPGGDRVGQFNRSNFSRSLPQWKGNLFANLAMGDHNFRGVIRHTDSYDDERGTPNLQGAFTGNPSKIDSMTTFDLFYNWEAPHGFDLGLSVVNVTDEDPPLAYFDVSYDPYTHNPFGRTFKISLTKKFGPGE from the coding sequence ATGAGACAATCAATTCGGCTGCTGGCGGGTGCGTCAGCGGCATCGCTGCTTCTGGCCCTGCCAGCCATCGCCCAGGAAGACGGTTCGGAACTGCGCCAGTCCAAAGTGACGGTGACAGGTTCGCTCATCCAGGGCACCCCGGAAGATGCGGCCCTGCCTGTGGACGTGCTGACCGCCGGTGACCTGAAGCTGGAAGGCAACCCCTCGATCACCGAGCTGATTCGGAACCTCGGCGTTTCGTCGGGCGTCGACGGCCAGACCAACCAGTTCTCATCGAACGGCCTGGAAGGCACATCGAACATCAACCTGCGTGGTCTTGGACCAGGCCGAACACTGGTCCTGCTCAATGGCCGCCGCCAGGTGTTCCACCCCTACTCCGTCGGTGAACAGGCTCAGCTCTTCGTCGATACGAACATGATCCCGTCCGCCGCAATCGGCCGGATCGAAGTGCTGAAAGACGGCGCCGCAGCTGTGTACGGTTCCGACGCCATCGCTGGCGTCGTCAACTTCATCACTCGTGACGATCTTGAAGGCCTGGAAGTCAGCGGCTCCTACTCGCAATTCGATGGGTCCGATGGCGACTATGAACTGTCTGCCGCCTATGGTTTCCAGGGTAGCGACTGGAACTGGGTGACGTCGGTTGGCTATCAGAAGCGAACCGAAGTGCCTCTGAACGAAAAAGACTGGGCCATCCGAAGCTGGGAAGATAACCCCGTCGGCGGCTGGTCGTCTCTGTCAAATCCGGGCCGCTATGTTGCGCTCGGCGCCACCGGCGTGATCGGCGCGCTGGATACAGAAGCCGGCTGTGACGATGTGGGCGGTTTTGTGAACCCCTATGTGCTGAATCGCTGCTACTTCCAATTCACACAGTACGATAACCTCGTCGAAGAGGAAGAGCGCTATCAGGTCTACTCCGAATATAACCGCACCTTCGGGAACGGTGTGGATCTGCACCTGGAGGGCATGTACGGCTATTCGGATGTTCCGACGTGGAAAACCTCTCCATCCTACCCACCGCAGGAACTTGCCACGCAGGTCGTGCCGGTCTCCAATCCGGGCTTCCAGCAGTACATCGCCGACAATCCGGGTGATTTCCCGGCCGGCACGGGCGCAGCCCTGTTCATTGGCCGCTCTTTCGGCTGGGGCGGTTTCCCCGGTACTGGCAACAGCTCTCAGGAAGGTTTCCGCACCTATGAGACCTACCGCCTTTCGGGCGACCTCTCCGGTCAGTTCAAGAACGGTATCAACTGGGACACTGCACTGACCTGGCACAAGACCGAAGGCGAACGGGTCACCAATGACACCTACATTCTTGGCTTCACCGCCGCTCTGAATGGCTACGGTTCATGTACAGACCCCGCAACCGGCAACGATCCCGCGACCGGAACCCAGCCGTGGCTTTCATCCTACACCGGCTCTCTTTCCGCCGGCGCAGGCGGTTGCGAATGGTATAATCCGTTCTCGAACGGCATTCCGGCAAATGGCGTGACCGGCGCAGCCAACCCGACCTATGTCGCAGGCCTCGAAAACACCGCATCGCTGGCCAACTGGCTGACCGAAGGCGTTGGAACGGTCGTGACATCTGACCTGATGGTCTTCGATGCTACGCTTAGCGGCGAAAGCAACGTTCAGGCCCAGGGCGGTGCAGTGGGTTATGCCCTTGGCGTTCAGGTCCGCCGCGAAGGCTTCAAGGTCGACCCGAATGAGGTCACCGACCTGACAGTCAGCCCCGGCCCCGGCGGCACTGGTCCGTTCTCCTTCCTCGCCGGCACAACGCCTGCGGATGAAGACCAGACCATCTACGCTGTCTTCGGCGAGCTGCAGATCCCGCTCTATGACGACGTGAATGTTCAGGTCGCCATGCGTTACGAGGACTATGGCGGTGATGTCGGCTCGACCTTCGACCCGAAAGTTGCCGTCAAATGGCAGGCCACCGACAACCTCGCCCTGCGCGGTTCCGCTCAGACCTCCTTCAAAGGTCCGACGCTGAACCAGTTGACGGGTGTCGGCACGACCCTGCAGTTCGTTGCACCAGCTTCGGCCTTCAAAGCGATTGACCAGTTTGGCAATCCGGCTCTGAATCCGGAATCTGCCTTCAGCTTCAATCTGGGTGCGATCTACGAACAAGGCGGCTTCACCGGATCAATCGACTACTACAATTTCGACTTCACTGATCCGATCATTGTCGAAGACCAGGCCTCGATCGTGAATGCTGCCATTGCAGCTATTCAGGGCGAGCTGTCTGCTGCAGTCGCAGCAAATCCGAGCATCACCGATGCTGAGATTGCGGCCCTTTCATCGGACGCATCCATTATCAGCCGGGTCACGTTCGAAGGCGGAAACCCCTTCGGCTTCTCTGTGGCTCGCACCACCGGAGGTGATATCAATCTTGCGACGACTCTGTCACGTGCCGGATCCAACATTGCTCGGGTTCGCACAAATGTGACCAACGGACCGGACATCAAGACGTCCGGTATCGACCTCCGGGCACAGAATGTGTGGGATCTGAGCGATGGCATGGAGTTCACGATCGGCGGCGAAGCGACCTACATCATCGAATATGATGTGGCCGACTTCGGCATCGAAGACGTGATCATTCCGGGTGGGGATCGTGTTGGCCAGTTCAACCGGTCGAACTTCTCCCGCTCCCTGCCGCAGTGGAAGGGTAACCTGTTCGCCAACCTGGCCATGGGTGACCACAACTTCCGCGGTGTAATTCGTCATACCGACTCTTATGACGATGAACGCGGGACACCGAACCTGCAGGGTGCCTTCACGGGCAACCCTTCGAAGATCGACAGCATGACGACGTTTGACCTGTTCTATAACTGGGAAGCGCCGCACGGCTTCGACCTCGGCCTCAGCGTCGTGAATGTGACGGACGAAGATCCGCCACTGGCCTATTTCGACGTCAGCTACGACCCGTACACCCACAACCCGTTCGGGCGGACGTTCAAGATCAGCCTGACGAAAAAGTTTGGCCCTGGAGAGTGA